The Theobroma cacao cultivar B97-61/B2 chromosome 1, Criollo_cocoa_genome_V2, whole genome shotgun sequence genome contains the following window.
ACTTATTCAATCCTAGTCCTAGTATCAAACTTCAAATTTGGGCACTTATTCGAGGACCCTGTCTGTTGGCTACGCCGTCTGCTGCCTCATCGACTCCGGGTTCTTAATCAGGTCCAAACCAATATTTTTCCACCCACACCACAAAAGAAGGCTTCGTTTAATATACTTCTAGGGCCTCTCAAGGTTCTTCAGGAAATAGAGTAATGGCGAAAAAACAtcctttaaaaataaaaagcatgtagttaaatataaaaatgcagTACGCTAGGCACTAAGCATGCTGACATGATAGTATATATGTCTACTTTTATGGGTAGAACCTCATCCTTACTCTATCTATCGAATCGAAAACGTTGATATGAAAGCCATTTCAGAAATACTATTCTTTGAGTCAATAATAACCACAATATTCTTTGGAAAAAGAAGGGTTCTTGAAGGATTATTATATGATCAACTTTGCTTACTATAATAGAGTTTATAATGGTAAGTAAAGGTGATGGATTTTATGACAGCAGCACTATTGAAAGTTGATGGAGATTAGGTCTCTATTTTATACCAGAAGATAACATTGCCTCCTTTTGTAGAAAAGAACATAacgttttaaaattgacaaaaaGCAGGTGACAAAGTTGCCACCGTAATATGAAAAAACCAACACTAATTAGGTTCTCAAAtcatgaaaaaagaaaaccacaTCTCTTTCCCAATGTGAACTTTCGAGCAGGGTTGCTTATAATCTGTCATTTTGATtctggaaaaagaaaaaggtcaCTGTTAATATTTCTACAATTATGATGATGGAGAGGGAATGTGGGGGAAGGAAGTATATAAACTAGGAAAAGGGTTTTACCCATTGCTTTTCTGCAAAATGAGAGAAGAACAATGAGAACGGCTAGACCTGCTAATACACCGACGATTATGGCAACTGTTTTTCCAATATCATCTTCGTGGGAGGAATCTACACAAAACAGAAAAGCAAAAGTTATGAGAATTAGTCATATACTTGCATATATAACTTTGCATAAATTGACCTGGCAATGCGATAAGCAAGGCTGCCACTAGTTAATAAAACTGTTTATTTTTCCTCTGatccttcaaattttttaaaattttcaacttgTCGAAGTACTTTAGCTAGagaaattattatgttttatgaaAGAAGACAGGAAAATTTTAGTAGAATCTTTCCACTATTTATCAGAATGATTATCCCAATATTCCACTGCTTTTTTTGTCAGCCAATAATGCAACTTTCAAGGCAACTCATATGGTTCTTATTCGAATGAAAGTGGGAGTTGATGGCTTCTCGGAATGTGGAATTGACCTTGTGGTGCACAGATTAATGGAATAATACCTTTTTCCATCCATCAATGGGAATTTAACTAACTGCGTGATTAGTACAgcagaataaaaaaattactacttAGATAGATACTAGTaatagaaaaagagaaaagatgagATCTGGAATGGAGGCATGACAGAAACAATGCAGCAGCCTAAAAAGAAAGCAACTAAAGTGCTGAGCCCCTTAATGCTTTACTTTATAAAAAGATTACTTGTTGACCCTTATGGCCTTTGTTTctgaaaaaaatttgagtggCCTCCCTCTCCCTCTCTGGAGAGAACTAAAGTGAGTCTATATCGTTTAACCATGTTTCTTTTTGGACTAACAATTTGGAACAATTAAGCTTACAATGACCTTATTACATACAGAAATGGCAACACAAAAGTTGGTGCAAGATATCACAACTTAATGACATTTGTTCCAGTTGTTCTGATAGTAAAAATTATTGAGTATTGTGAGTAAGGATATGAATTGCACCTGGAGAGAATTCACCATAGTAGCCAGATGCCCAGTAACGAGCATAACACTGCCCTAAGAAGACATCAGCTGCTGCAGCTGATCCACATACACTCTTCAATTTCCCCACAGCATCCCCAAGGCAAGAAGAGCAATCACTCGAGCTCAAGTCCCCCAAACACTGAGCAAACCCTTCAACCAAACCTGATGAACTGACTTTGAAACCAATAGCCGCCTGCAAGTCAGCTAGAACATCGTCTCTACGCCTAAAGAACTCAACATCGTTATTAACACTTTTACTGCATTTCTTGAACCTGAGACCCGTATCAGGCGTCCCCAAGAAATTAGCATGCTCATATCTTAAATAGCAGCCTTCTAGTTGTAAAGAAGCCCCATAAGAGTACGGACAAACCAAGCCTATCTGGTTAACAACACTTTCCATGCATCTCGAGCAGTCAGCTGTCTGCAAATCACCCCTGCACTGGTACAAGCCGTATAGAGTGCTTTCGGGCGGCGTTGAACTTTCATTTCCAATAGCATACGTATTATAAGAGACTTGAGAGGACGAGCTAACAACTGATGCTAGAAAAGAGTTGAGGTTACCTTCGAATGGGGAGTTTGGTGCGTACTTTTCCTGAGAGCATCCAGCATAGATGAAGATATGAGCTTTCACAAGATGACCAAAGTAActgagagagaagaaaagaaagcagagTGTAGAGAGACCCGGTGCTTGGATAGTTTTGTGAGTGGAGTATGATTGAAGGCTCCCCAGCATTTTTTTCCCttgttttttccttcaatttgGCTTTgcttgcttttgtttttgttttgtgctCTGTTTTGGTGGTGGAGAAGTGAGTTAGCGATTGCTTTTTTGGTCATTCTTTGAGATCTCATGTTCCACCTTTCCTATCAAACAAAGGGCCCATTCGGTCTTCATGGGTCCACTCAAAATTTCTACTTTATCTTCAGTTAATTGTTGAATAAAGTCGAGCATATCCCGTTACTTTTATTTCTGGGCAAGACCTCACCATTCCATTGCATCATTTGAACTCCTGCCAAGGTTGTTGGTTCGTTTAATAATTCTAGATCTTTTCAACACGGCTTTTGCATCCTTCCAACCCATCAAAAGTAAAAACTAGGCCAGTTTATGATTTGATGCCAGTAGGCAA
Protein-coding sequences here:
- the LOC18614331 gene encoding cysteine-rich repeat secretory protein 15 — encoded protein: MLGSLQSYSTHKTIQAPGLSTLCFLFFSLSYFGHLVKAHIFIYAGCSQEKYAPNSPFEGNLNSFLASVVSSSSQVSYNTYAIGNESSTPPESTLYGLYQCRGDLQTADCSRCMESVVNQIGLVCPYSYGASLQLEGCYLRYEHANFLGTPDTGLRFKKCSKSVNNDVEFFRRRDDVLADLQAAIGFKVSSSGLVEGFAQCLGDLSSSDCSSCLGDAVGKLKSVCGSAAAADVFLGQCYARYWASGYYGEFSPDSSHEDDIGKTVAIIVGVLAGLAVLIVLLSFCRKAMESK